Proteins encoded in a region of the Photobacterium profundum SS9 genome:
- the dinF gene encoding MATE family efflux transporter DinF — protein sequence MLAALRDKSLHFQVFALAIPMVLSNITVPLLGLVDAAVIGHLDHAWYLGGVAVGGTMINVTFWLLGFLRMATTGICAQAYGAHDKEAQAGTFVQGMALAWLLALLLIVFHQPVATLIFHLSTASAEVKMYAEQYFSIRIWGAPAALANFVIMGWLLGTQNAKSPMWLLIVTNLVNIGLDVLFVLGFGWKVQGAAVASVIADYSGMLLGLWFVSRQWIAHSLPAIREKLGSVRHGMVRLLKLNRDIFLRSLCLQLTFVFMTFQGATLGDNVVAANAVLMSFLMLVSYAMDGFAYAMEALVGKAIGAKNRDELSRYLVGTTFWSVIISLVLTFTFSVFGREIIGLISNIPAVQQEAMRFLPWLAAFPLVAMWCFLLDGIFIGATRGKEMRNSMFIAMCFFFAIWWMLNSYGNHALWAAMLGFMAMRGIGLAVIFSYQWQKNIFLSPASANN from the coding sequence GTGCTAGCAGCATTAAGAGACAAGTCACTCCATTTCCAAGTTTTTGCGTTAGCCATTCCTATGGTGCTGTCCAACATTACTGTGCCTTTGCTTGGGCTGGTCGATGCAGCTGTGATTGGTCATCTCGATCATGCTTGGTATTTAGGGGGTGTTGCTGTGGGCGGCACCATGATTAACGTGACGTTTTGGTTGCTTGGCTTTTTGCGGATGGCAACAACGGGTATTTGTGCGCAAGCGTACGGTGCCCATGATAAAGAAGCACAAGCCGGTACATTTGTGCAGGGGATGGCGCTAGCTTGGTTGTTGGCATTGTTACTTATTGTGTTTCATCAGCCAGTTGCCACCTTGATTTTCCATTTAAGCACTGCCAGTGCAGAAGTGAAAATGTACGCTGAGCAGTATTTTTCAATCCGTATTTGGGGTGCGCCAGCTGCTTTGGCAAACTTTGTGATTATGGGCTGGTTGCTCGGGACTCAAAACGCCAAATCACCCATGTGGTTATTGATTGTGACGAACCTAGTCAATATCGGCTTGGATGTTTTGTTTGTTCTTGGTTTTGGTTGGAAGGTGCAAGGGGCCGCTGTCGCTTCTGTTATTGCCGATTACAGTGGCATGTTGCTGGGTTTATGGTTTGTATCTCGTCAGTGGATTGCCCATTCGTTACCTGCCATACGTGAAAAATTAGGCAGTGTACGTCATGGCATGGTGCGTTTATTAAAGCTAAACCGCGATATCTTTTTACGCAGCTTATGTTTACAGCTGACCTTTGTGTTTATGACTTTTCAAGGGGCGACGTTAGGCGACAACGTGGTGGCGGCGAATGCCGTATTAATGAGCTTTTTGATGTTGGTCTCTTACGCAATGGATGGGTTTGCCTATGCGATGGAAGCACTGGTTGGTAAAGCAATTGGGGCGAAAAATCGTGATGAACTTAGCCGCTATTTAGTGGGAACAACGTTTTGGAGTGTGATAATTTCCTTGGTGCTAACATTTACATTCAGTGTCTTTGGTCGAGAAATTATAGGGCTGATTTCTAATATTCCGGCAGTTCAGCAAGAAGCAATGCGCTTTTTACCTTGGTTAGCAGCATTCCCTTTAGTCGCGATGTGGTGTTTTTTACTGGATGGTATTTTTATAGGGGCAACGCGCGGCAAAGAAATGCGCAACAGTATGTTTATTGCGATGTGTTTTTTCTTTGCCATTTGGTGGATGCTTAATAGTTACGGCAATCATGCCCTGTGGGCAGCCATGTTAGGGTTTATGGCAATGCGTGGAATTGGGTTGGCTGTAATATTTTCTTACCAATGGCAAAAAAATATTTTTCTATCTCCGGCGAGTGCAAACAATTAG
- a CDS encoding 3D domain-containing protein: MKRTIWVFLLAVISLGWGTSALASSVKNLKVTATAYNSVRAQTNANPSIAAWGDRLKPGMKVIAVSRDLLGMGLTHGAKVKISGLPGEYTVMDKMNKRWTRKIDIYMGKDIQAAKNWGRRSVTITLI; encoded by the coding sequence ATGAAACGAACGATCTGGGTGTTTTTACTGGCGGTAATATCATTAGGCTGGGGAACAAGTGCACTGGCAAGTAGTGTAAAGAACCTTAAAGTAACAGCGACGGCATATAACTCAGTAAGAGCACAAACCAACGCTAATCCATCCATTGCGGCTTGGGGCGATAGATTAAAACCAGGAATGAAGGTGATTGCAGTATCGCGTGATCTTCTAGGTATGGGGCTGACTCACGGCGCTAAAGTGAAGATTTCAGGCTTGCCGGGTGAATATACAGTTATGGATAAAATGAATAAGCGTTGGACGCGTAAAATTGATATCTATATGGGTAAAGATATTCAAGCAGCCAAGAATTGGGGACGCCGTAGTGTCACCATCACCTTAATCTAA
- the nfuA gene encoding Fe-S biogenesis protein NfuA: protein MSMITITESAQQHFGKLLAQQPEGTNIRVFVVNPGTQNAECGVSYCPPEAVEASDTKIELELFDAYLDELSLPFLDDAEIDFVTDKMGSQLTLKAPNAKVRKVSDDATLMERVDYAIQTQVNPQLAGHGGNVSLAEITEDGVAILQFGGGCNGCSMVDVTLKEGIEKELLAQFAGELTGVRDVTEHARGEHSYY from the coding sequence GTGTCTATGATCACTATTACTGAAAGCGCTCAGCAGCACTTCGGCAAGCTTCTTGCCCAGCAGCCTGAGGGTACAAACATTCGTGTCTTCGTGGTAAATCCAGGTACTCAAAATGCTGAGTGTGGTGTGTCTTATTGTCCACCAGAAGCGGTTGAAGCGAGCGATACTAAAATCGAGTTAGAGCTATTTGATGCTTACCTTGATGAACTAAGTCTGCCTTTCTTGGATGATGCTGAAATCGATTTTGTTACCGACAAAATGGGCTCACAGCTAACCCTTAAAGCGCCTAACGCTAAAGTGCGTAAAGTGTCTGATGACGCAACGCTAATGGAGCGCGTTGATTACGCAATCCAGACTCAAGTTAACCCACAGTTAGCAGGTCACGGCGGTAACGTATCTCTAGCTGAGATCACTGAAGACGGCGTTGCAATCCTCCAGTTTGGTGGTGGTTGTAACGGTTGTTCAATGGTTGATGTGACGTTGAAGGAAGGTATCGAGAAAGAACTTCTTGCTCAGTTCGCAGGTGAACTGACAGGTGTTCGTGATGTCACTGAACACGCACGTGGCGAGCACTCGTACTACTAA
- a CDS encoding ComF family protein, giving the protein MLSVSSLISMVLQFNQRRWTHPQCQLCQLPLPNNESIWCRHCIAHFPQPPYCARCGTTTVNPVEQCGQCLRSPPPWHRLYRLGEYDFPLKQIIHQLKFNGKFWLAKPLADQFVLSIDQPAPLILPVPLHATRRFNRGFNQSAHLAWAIAEATNSQCIANGFKRQRYTKVQKQLTKNERKKNVHQAFILKIKSLPKHVAIVDDVVTTGSTVAELTRLLLNNGVERVDVYCICYTPSIK; this is encoded by the coding sequence ATGTTATCCGTTTCATCGCTAATATCAATGGTTCTACAATTCAATCAACGTCGATGGACCCACCCACAATGTCAGCTATGCCAATTACCACTGCCGAACAATGAGTCGATATGGTGTCGACATTGCATCGCCCATTTCCCTCAGCCACCATACTGCGCAAGGTGCGGTACCACCACCGTCAACCCTGTTGAACAATGCGGGCAATGTCTACGTTCGCCTCCGCCGTGGCATCGTCTCTATCGATTAGGCGAGTACGATTTCCCACTCAAACAGATTATCCATCAACTTAAATTCAACGGTAAGTTTTGGTTAGCCAAACCACTGGCGGATCAATTCGTCTTATCGATTGACCAACCCGCTCCTTTGATTTTACCTGTGCCGTTACATGCAACACGGCGCTTTAATCGTGGTTTCAATCAAAGTGCACATTTAGCGTGGGCAATCGCCGAGGCAACAAATAGCCAATGTATCGCGAATGGCTTCAAACGCCAGCGCTATACCAAAGTGCAAAAACAACTGACTAAAAACGAACGAAAGAAAAATGTTCACCAAGCCTTTATACTTAAGATAAAGTCGTTACCCAAGCATGTCGCGATTGTCGATGATGTGGTGACAACGGGTAGCACTGTTGCCGAACTCACCCGTTTGCTACTGAATAACGGTGTTGAACGGGTTGATGTCTACTGTATTTGCTATACGCCCTCAATTAAATGA
- the bioH gene encoding pimeloyl-ACP methyl ester esterase BioH produces MTTALCWQTEGQGSDLVLIHGWGMNGAVWQQLLPLLTPFYRVHWVDMPGYGHSHDISADSIEEMAQLLLDKSPISATWLGWSLGGLVATQAALLAPERVTRLVTVASSPRFAAEGTWRGIQPQVLDDFRRQLGDDFQLTVERFLALQAMGSPTARQDIKLLKQAVLSRPQPNPEALSIGLRLLADVDLRAQLGDITQPWLRLYGRLDGLVPAKVAKDMDQLAPQSCRQIFAAASHAPFISHPEEFVQTLKDFIK; encoded by the coding sequence ATGACAACGGCGCTATGTTGGCAAACTGAAGGGCAAGGTTCGGATCTGGTTCTCATTCATGGTTGGGGAATGAATGGTGCGGTGTGGCAGCAATTATTGCCATTACTGACTCCTTTTTATCGCGTGCACTGGGTTGATATGCCGGGTTACGGTCACAGTCATGATATCTCTGCCGATAGTATTGAAGAAATGGCACAACTGTTGCTTGATAAATCACCAATATCTGCAACCTGGTTAGGTTGGTCATTGGGCGGTTTAGTGGCAACACAAGCGGCTTTACTGGCACCAGAGCGTGTTACTCGTTTAGTTACAGTAGCAAGTTCACCACGTTTTGCAGCTGAAGGCACATGGCGAGGCATTCAGCCTCAGGTCTTAGATGATTTTCGACGTCAACTCGGTGATGACTTTCAATTGACCGTCGAGCGATTTCTAGCGCTACAAGCAATGGGAAGCCCAACAGCAAGGCAAGATATCAAATTGCTAAAGCAAGCGGTGTTATCACGTCCACAGCCTAATCCTGAAGCTTTATCAATAGGGCTCAGATTATTGGCTGATGTTGATTTACGCGCACAGCTGGGTGATATAACCCAACCATGGTTACGCTTATATGGGCGGTTAGATGGTTTGGTTCCCGCGAAAGTGGCGAAAGATATGGACCAATTAGCGCCCCAGTCTTGTCGGCAGATCTTTGCCGCCGCGTCGCATGCACCCTTTATTTCTCACCCAGAGGAATTCGTGCAAACGCTGAAAGATTTCATCAAATAA
- a CDS encoding Tex family protein has translation MSNSINQMIASELNVRLEQVTAAVTLLDDGNTVPFISRYRKEVTNGLDDTQLRNLESRLGYLREMDDRRKTILKAITEQGKLTPQLEAEINSADSKTRLEDLYLPYKQKRRTKGQIAIEAGLEPLADTLWQQPTNDPEATAAQYINADKNIADTKAALDGARAILMERFAEDAALLHKIRRQLQTNAEFTSRMVAGKEQEGAKFKDYFEHNERLKNVPSHRALAMFRGRNEGFLQLSLNADPNQEEGVRGSYCEIIIADHYGVKLGTQPADAWRKQVISWAWRIKILMHMETELMSALREKAEDGAIQVFADNLSDLLMAAPAGPRTTLALDPGLRTGCKVAVIDTTGKLVDIATIYPHQPQRQVAQSEAAVLALLNKHQVNLIAIGNGTASRETDAFVAKILKDNNLKIQSVMVSEAGASVYSASELAANEFPDLDVTIRGAVSIGRRLQDPLAELVKIDPKAIGVGQYQHDVSQSMLAKRLDAVVEDCVNGVGVDVNTASVALLTRVAGLTKTMAQNVVDYRDEHGRFESRTTLKKVARLGPKAFEQCAGFLRIMNGKNPLDSSAVHPESYAVVKTIATNNSKAMDAIIGNSEFLRSLNAADYADEKFGLPTVTDIISELDKPGRDPRPEFKTATFAEGVNEVKDLIPGMILEGVITNVTNFGAFVDVGVHQDGLVHISALSDKFISDPREVVKAGDVVKVKVMEVDLQRKRIAMSMRMSDEPGQEKPARKPQQNQARSTANHNAQSNNRGNSNSPKSNQGNNPAGGAMGGAFAAAFAKAKK, from the coding sequence ATGAGCAACTCGATCAATCAGATGATTGCCAGCGAACTGAATGTTCGCCTTGAGCAAGTTACAGCCGCAGTCACTCTGTTAGATGACGGTAATACGGTTCCTTTTATTTCACGTTACCGTAAAGAAGTCACCAACGGGCTGGATGATACTCAGCTACGTAACCTGGAATCCCGCCTAGGGTACTTGCGTGAAATGGATGATCGCCGCAAGACCATCCTTAAAGCAATTACCGAGCAAGGAAAACTAACCCCACAATTGGAAGCTGAGATTAATTCAGCTGACAGCAAAACACGCTTAGAAGATCTGTACCTGCCTTACAAACAAAAGCGCCGCACCAAAGGGCAGATCGCGATAGAAGCCGGTTTAGAACCGCTTGCCGATACATTGTGGCAGCAACCAACTAACGATCCAGAAGCAACAGCGGCTCAATATATCAATGCAGACAAAAACATTGCTGATACCAAAGCTGCACTCGATGGCGCACGCGCTATCTTGATGGAACGTTTTGCCGAAGATGCCGCACTGCTGCATAAGATCCGCCGTCAACTTCAAACCAATGCCGAGTTCACCTCGCGCATGGTGGCAGGCAAAGAACAAGAAGGCGCGAAGTTTAAAGATTATTTCGAGCATAATGAACGACTCAAAAACGTACCATCACACCGTGCGCTCGCCATGTTCCGTGGTCGTAATGAAGGCTTCCTACAATTGTCTTTAAACGCAGATCCGAATCAAGAAGAAGGCGTACGCGGCTCTTACTGTGAAATCATTATTGCTGATCATTATGGCGTCAAACTCGGTACACAACCTGCCGATGCATGGCGTAAGCAAGTCATTAGCTGGGCATGGCGCATTAAAATATTGATGCACATGGAAACCGAATTAATGAGTGCATTGCGTGAAAAAGCCGAAGACGGTGCTATTCAGGTATTTGCCGACAACCTGAGTGATTTGTTGATGGCGGCACCAGCAGGCCCGCGTACCACATTGGCACTCGATCCGGGTTTACGGACTGGCTGTAAAGTTGCGGTGATTGACACCACGGGTAAGTTGGTCGATATCGCTACGATTTACCCACACCAGCCACAGCGCCAAGTTGCACAATCTGAAGCGGCAGTTTTAGCATTATTAAACAAACACCAAGTCAACTTAATTGCTATCGGAAACGGAACTGCTTCACGTGAAACAGATGCCTTTGTTGCCAAGATCTTAAAAGACAACAACCTCAAAATTCAAAGCGTGATGGTCAGCGAAGCAGGTGCATCGGTTTACTCGGCCTCAGAACTTGCAGCCAATGAATTCCCTGATTTAGATGTGACGATCCGTGGCGCCGTTTCTATTGGTCGCCGCCTACAAGATCCATTAGCAGAGCTGGTAAAAATTGACCCTAAAGCCATTGGTGTCGGTCAATATCAGCATGATGTAAGCCAAAGCATGTTGGCTAAACGTCTTGATGCTGTCGTGGAAGACTGTGTAAACGGCGTGGGGGTGGATGTAAATACGGCATCAGTAGCCCTACTCACACGAGTAGCTGGCTTAACCAAAACCATGGCGCAGAATGTGGTTGATTATCGTGATGAGCACGGCCGTTTCGAAAGCCGTACTACCTTGAAAAAAGTCGCACGTTTGGGACCCAAAGCTTTTGAACAATGTGCGGGTTTCTTACGGATCATGAACGGTAAAAACCCACTCGATAGCTCGGCGGTTCACCCTGAATCGTATGCCGTTGTGAAAACCATTGCCACGAATAACAGTAAAGCGATGGATGCCATCATTGGTAACTCGGAATTTTTACGCAGCCTAAATGCAGCAGACTATGCCGACGAAAAGTTTGGCCTGCCAACGGTTACCGATATTATCAGCGAACTTGATAAACCCGGTCGCGATCCCCGTCCTGAATTCAAAACCGCCACGTTTGCTGAAGGTGTTAACGAAGTAAAAGACTTAATACCAGGTATGATTTTAGAAGGTGTTATCACCAACGTGACTAACTTTGGTGCCTTCGTTGATGTCGGTGTTCACCAAGATGGTCTGGTACATATTTCAGCGCTATCAGATAAATTCATCTCTGACCCACGTGAAGTCGTTAAAGCCGGTGATGTGGTGAAAGTCAAAGTAATGGAAGTGGACTTGCAACGTAAACGTATTGCCATGTCAATGCGCATGAGCGACGAACCGGGACAAGAAAAACCCGCTCGTAAGCCACAGCAAAACCAAGCACGCAGCACTGCAAACCATAATGCACAGAGTAATAACCGTGGTAACAGTAATAGTCCAAAGAGTAACCAAGGAAATAACCCAGCAGGCGGAGCTATGGGTGGCGCGTTTGCCGCGGCATTTGCCAAAGCGAAGAAATAA
- the greB gene encoding transcription elongation factor GreB, protein MKTNLITREGYDKLKKELDFLWREERPEITKKVTWAASLGDRSENADYQYNKKRLREIDRRVRYLRKRLEIVKVVDYSPQQDGKVFFGAFVEIENEEAEQKAFRIVGPDEIYGRNDYISIDSPMARALLKKEVDEEFEVVTPQGKKLWFVNTIRYA, encoded by the coding sequence ATGAAAACCAATTTAATTACCCGTGAAGGTTATGACAAACTCAAAAAAGAGCTCGATTTCCTTTGGCGAGAAGAACGTCCAGAGATAACCAAGAAAGTCACTTGGGCTGCAAGCCTAGGTGATCGCAGTGAAAATGCTGACTATCAGTACAATAAAAAGCGCCTGCGGGAAATCGATCGTCGAGTACGTTATTTACGAAAACGTCTTGAAATCGTCAAAGTCGTCGATTACTCCCCCCAGCAAGATGGCAAAGTATTTTTTGGCGCATTTGTTGAAATTGAAAATGAAGAAGCCGAGCAGAAAGCATTTCGTATCGTTGGTCCAGATGAAATCTATGGCAGAAATGACTACATTTCGATTGATTCCCCAATGGCACGTGCGTTATTGAAGAAAGAGGTTGATGAAGAGTTTGAAGTGGTGACACCTCAAGGCAAGAAGCTCTGGTTTGTAAATACGATTCGCTACGCGTAA
- the ompR gene encoding two-component system response regulator OmpR, with amino-acid sequence MQENYKILVVDDDMRLRALLERYLSEQGFQVRSVANGEQMDRLLSRETFHLMVLDLMLPGEDGLSICRRLRNANNKLPILMLTAKGDEVDRIVGLEVGADDYLPKPFNPRELLARIRAVLRRQTIEAPGAPSVNSKIVEFGEFRLNLGTREMFRGEAPMPLTSGEFAVLKALVTNAREPMSRDKLMNMARGREYSAMERSIDVQISRLRRMVEEDPSRPRYIQTVWGLGYVFVPDGNEK; translated from the coding sequence ATGCAGGAAAATTATAAAATTCTGGTTGTTGATGACGACATGCGTTTACGCGCATTATTAGAACGTTACTTGTCGGAACAAGGTTTCCAAGTACGTAGCGTCGCAAACGGCGAGCAAATGGACCGCTTGTTATCCCGTGAAACATTTCACTTAATGGTGCTAGATCTAATGCTACCGGGTGAAGATGGCTTGTCTATTTGTCGTCGCTTACGCAATGCCAATAATAAGCTACCGATTCTTATGCTGACCGCAAAAGGCGATGAAGTTGATCGTATTGTAGGGCTAGAAGTTGGCGCAGATGATTATTTGCCAAAACCGTTTAACCCGCGTGAATTACTGGCTCGTATTCGTGCTGTACTACGCCGCCAGACCATTGAAGCACCTGGTGCCCCAAGTGTGAATAGCAAAATTGTCGAGTTTGGTGAATTCCGTTTGAATCTAGGCACACGCGAGATGTTCCGTGGTGAAGCGCCGATGCCTCTAACCTCCGGCGAATTTGCAGTATTGAAAGCGTTAGTGACCAATGCGCGTGAGCCGATGTCGCGTGATAAATTGATGAATATGGCGCGTGGTCGTGAATATTCTGCGATGGAACGCTCTATCGATGTACAGATTTCTCGTTTGCGTCGAATGGTTGAAGAAGATCCAAGTCGCCCTCGTTACATTCAAACAGTATGGGGTTTAGGTTACGTTTTCGTGCCCGACGGTAACGAGAAGTAA
- the envZ gene encoding two-component system sensor histidine kinase EnvZ produces MRFSPRSTFTRTLVLLSGLLIASQIFSYLTVINYALLPSLQQFNRIIAYEVRLMLQEDLDLDLDDGEVFHLEQPVRRQLLAQLGVTLHSVDDPDLKEYNRATEIEYLSDEMSEELDAKTEVRLVLGAESYVLWMKCDAMPGYLMRIPLSELQEEDFAPLFRYSLIIAFMVIAGGWLFIRMQNRPLVELERAALLVARGEIPPTLPEQGASEVRAVTKAFNQMAEGMKQLEDDRALLLAGVSHDLRTPLTRIRLATEMMSPEDSYLADGMTKDTEECNEIISQFMDYLKSTKKPVMDVIDLNDLLQEVAESEGGYENEVELGLSDTPGRIEANAVAMKRCVANLVVNALRYGNGWVKISSGTSADRKSAWYCVEDNGPGIQEDQVSRMFQPLTRGDSARGSDAEGTGLGLAIVKRIIDQHDGVITVTNRRDGGLKVQITLSLVK; encoded by the coding sequence ATGCGATTTTCTCCCCGCAGTACATTTACCCGTACGCTTGTTCTATTATCTGGCTTGCTCATAGCAAGTCAGATTTTCTCCTATTTGACCGTTATTAATTACGCCCTCCTTCCTAGTTTACAGCAATTTAATCGTATTATTGCGTATGAAGTGCGCTTGATGTTGCAAGAGGACCTAGATCTGGATCTCGATGACGGTGAAGTTTTCCACCTCGAACAGCCAGTACGTCGCCAATTGCTGGCTCAACTTGGCGTGACATTGCATTCAGTGGATGATCCTGATCTTAAAGAATATAACCGTGCCACAGAAATCGAGTATCTCAGTGACGAAATGTCAGAGGAACTTGATGCTAAAACGGAAGTACGTTTAGTGCTGGGGGCTGAAAGTTATGTGTTGTGGATGAAATGTGATGCGATGCCTGGCTATCTTATGCGGATCCCATTATCGGAGTTGCAAGAGGAAGATTTTGCGCCGCTGTTTCGTTATAGCCTGATCATTGCCTTTATGGTGATTGCGGGGGGCTGGTTATTTATTCGGATGCAAAACAGACCGTTGGTCGAGTTAGAGCGGGCCGCATTATTGGTTGCTCGTGGCGAGATTCCTCCGACGTTACCTGAGCAGGGGGCATCAGAGGTCCGCGCGGTAACCAAGGCTTTTAACCAGATGGCTGAAGGGATGAAACAGCTTGAGGATGATCGTGCCTTATTATTGGCTGGGGTTAGCCATGACTTACGCACCCCGTTAACCCGTATTCGCTTAGCCACTGAAATGATGTCACCAGAAGACAGCTATTTAGCTGACGGCATGACCAAAGATACAGAAGAGTGTAATGAGATCATTAGTCAGTTTATGGATTATCTGAAATCAACTAAAAAGCCAGTAATGGACGTCATCGATCTGAACGACTTGTTACAAGAAGTCGCAGAGAGTGAGGGCGGATATGAGAACGAAGTTGAACTCGGGTTGAGTGATACTCCGGGACGTATTGAGGCGAATGCTGTCGCGATGAAACGCTGTGTTGCTAATTTAGTGGTGAATGCCCTTCGCTATGGCAATGGCTGGGTTAAAATTTCAAGTGGTACATCCGCAGATCGAAAATCAGCATGGTATTGTGTGGAAGATAATGGGCCTGGGATCCAAGAAGATCAGGTCTCTCGTATGTTCCAACCCTTAACCCGTGGTGATTCTGCTCGTGGTAGTGATGCTGAAGGTACGGGATTAGGCTTAGCAATCGTAAAACGGATTATCGACCAACACGATGGGGTGATTACCGTGACTAATCGCCGTGACGGTGGTTTGAAAGTCCAGATTACCTTATCTTTGGTTAAGTAG
- a CDS encoding uracil-xanthine permease family protein, producing MTRQHSDIEIPRNSDLIYRLEDRPPLPQTLFAATQHLLAMFVAVITPSLIICQALGLPASDTNTIVSMSLFASGIASFIQIRTFGPIGSGLLSIQGTSFNFLGPIIGAGLALKAGGADVPTMMAAIFGTILVASLTEVFISRVLQHAQRVITPLVSGIVVTLIGLTLIQIGLTSVGGGYAAINDGSFGSLENLMLAGTVLGFIVLLNRFKNPYLRVSSIVLAMAAGTVLAWFTGMLNAPQETQHAFMAIPMPMQYGLGFDWGLLIPLVIVFAITSLEAIGDITATSETSEQPVAGPLYLKRIKGGVLADGINSAMASVLNSFPNSTFSQNNGIIQLTGVASRYIGYFVAGMLVLLGLFPGVANLVQLIPEPVLGGATIVMFGTIAASGIRIISRCDLDRRAILIMALSFSMGLGIAQKPEILQFMPDWVKGILSSGMAAGGITAIILNLVLPEEKKNTD from the coding sequence ATGACCCGCCAGCATAGCGACATTGAAATACCGCGTAATTCAGATCTCATTTACCGTTTAGAAGATCGACCGCCGCTACCACAAACATTATTTGCGGCCACTCAGCACTTACTGGCTATGTTTGTCGCAGTGATCACACCGTCGTTGATTATCTGTCAAGCTCTGGGTTTACCTGCAAGCGATACCAACACCATCGTTAGCATGTCTTTATTCGCTTCTGGTATTGCTTCATTTATCCAAATTCGTACATTTGGCCCGATTGGCTCGGGGTTACTGTCTATTCAAGGAACCAGTTTCAACTTCTTAGGCCCTATCATTGGGGCAGGCTTAGCCCTAAAGGCTGGTGGCGCTGATGTTCCGACGATGATGGCAGCTATCTTTGGTACCATTCTGGTGGCTTCATTAACCGAAGTGTTCATCTCTCGCGTACTGCAACATGCGCAGCGTGTTATCACACCGCTAGTATCAGGTATTGTTGTCACCCTGATCGGTCTAACCCTGATCCAAATTGGTCTAACATCAGTGGGCGGTGGCTATGCTGCAATTAACGACGGTAGCTTTGGTAGCCTTGAAAACTTAATGCTTGCAGGTACGGTATTAGGTTTCATTGTTTTATTAAACCGCTTCAAAAATCCTTACCTACGCGTTTCATCGATTGTGCTCGCCATGGCAGCAGGAACGGTATTGGCTTGGTTCACAGGTATGCTTAATGCCCCTCAAGAAACGCAACATGCCTTCATGGCGATTCCAATGCCGATGCAATATGGTCTGGGCTTTGATTGGGGGCTGCTTATTCCGCTAGTGATCGTTTTTGCGATTACATCGCTTGAGGCAATTGGGGATATTACTGCAACATCAGAAACCTCTGAACAACCTGTTGCTGGTCCTCTTTATTTAAAGCGTATTAAAGGCGGCGTATTAGCCGATGGCATTAACTCAGCCATGGCATCCGTATTAAATAGCTTCCCTAATTCAACCTTCAGCCAAAATAATGGCATCATCCAGTTAACAGGTGTAGCGAGTCGTTATATCGGATATTTCGTTGCCGGCATGCTGGTACTGTTAGGTTTATTCCCAGGTGTCGCAAACCTTGTTCAGTTAATTCCAGAACCGGTGCTAGGCGGTGCAACGATTGTGATGTTTGGCACAATCGCCGCTTCAGGTATTCGTATTATCTCGCGCTGCGATCTAGACCGTCGTGCCATTCTTATCATGGCGCTGTCTTTCTCTATGGGGCTGGGCATTGCTCAAAAACCTGAAATTCTGCAATTTATGCCAGATTGGGTGAAAGGTATTTTATCGTCAGGCATGGCGGCGGGTGGCATCACTGCAATTATTCTGAACCTTGTACTTCCCGAAGAGAAGAAAAACACAGACTAA